The following are encoded in a window of Phaseolus vulgaris cultivar G19833 chromosome 3, P. vulgaris v2.0, whole genome shotgun sequence genomic DNA:
- the LOC137839476 gene encoding uncharacterized protein, with the protein MVSTRSMERMTEADQTMLLLSLQREMAEMRRKTEEAAQKNEQELQVLRRENEEMKKKLGEGGPSVIPTNVVALSWFTKLSPNSIDSFATLVAKFETQFATSRLHHLTSIALVGILQEKGESLRIFVDRFSKVAMSIRNLSPDVAMHHMLTALRPGPFADNLCMQPADSLDELRKRAAKYMQLEELREFRNQARVKAGGEKNKEEKDRQGRPSQRNDRRRDNRDQPIRFSRYTLLTTERGRILDETLNAELIPPPRKVASPNNADRRKQCRYHQNTGHSTDECQALKDKIEELIQAGHLRRFFRNGRDPPGRADPPRRTRSPQRGRNDRDNRGDRQPVRADPPRRDDPPREVDRRGNREVINTIAGGFAEGGSTNNARKKHLRAVHQVNAVAFRPRMPPITFTDEDFKGVDYRQQDDPMVITVDIDRFTIRKTLVDQGSSVDILYWKTFKAMRMTEAEMMPYDDHVVGFSGERVGTKGYIDLYTTFG; encoded by the exons atggtctcaacaagaagcatggaaAGAATGACTGAAGCCGACCAGACGATGCTGCTGCTATCTCTCCAGAGAGAGATGGCCGAGATGAGAAGAAAGACCGAAGAGGCTGCTCAGAAAAACGAGCAAGAGCTGCAAGTTCTCCGTAGGGAGAAcgaagagatgaagaagaagctggGGGAGGGAGGACCCTCCGTCATACCGACGAATGTTGTCG CCCTTagttggttcaccaagctcTCACCCAACTCCATCGATAGCTTTGCCACGCTCGTCGCAAAGTTTGAAACTCAGTTCGCGACTAGCCGGCTGCACCACCTGACCTCCATCGCCCTGGTAGGCATCCTCCAGGAGAAAGGAGAGTCACTGAGAATCTTCGTGGATAGGTTCAGCAAGGTGGCAATGAGCATCCGGAATCTGAGCCCGGACGTTgccatgcaccacatgctgacgGCCCTTCGCCCGGGACCCTTCGCCGACAACCTGTGCATGCAGCCGGCCGACAGCTTGGACGAGCTGAGGAAGAGAGCTGCCAAATACATGCAGTTGGAAGAGCTACGGGAATTCCGTAACCAGGCCCGTGTCAAGGCCGGTGGGGAGAAAAACAAGGAAGAAAAGGACCGCCAGGGGCGACCGAGTCAAAGGAACGACCGACGCCGGGACAACCGAGACCAACCGATCCGGTTCTCAAGATACACACTCCTGACGACCGAGAGGGGGAGGATTTTGGACGAGACCCTCAATGCCGAATTAATCCCTCCCCCAAGGAAGGTGGCCAGCCCAAATAATGCCGATCGGAGGAAGCAGTGTCGGTACCACCAAAACACTGGACACTCAACCGACGAGTGTCAGGCCCTTAAGGATAAGATCGAGGAACTTATCCAGGCTGGGCATCTCCGTCGCTTCTTCAGGAATGGCCGAGACCCACCCGGCCGGGCGGATCCACCCAGGCGGACGAGGTCTCCTCAACGCGGCCGAAATGACCGAGATAACAGAGGCGACCGACAACCCGTGAGGGCCGACCCCCCTCGAAGAGACGATCCCCCCAGGGAGGTCGATAGGAGAGGTAACCGAGAGGTTATCAACACTATAGCCGGTGGCTTCGCCGAGGGAGGAAGCACAAACAACGCTCGGAAGAAACACCTCCGGGCAGTACACCAGGTGAACGCAGTGGCATTCCGACCgaggatgccacccatcacCTTCACGGACGAAGACTTCAAGGGCGTAGACTACCGCCAGCAAGACGACCCGATGGTGATAACGGTCGACATAGACCGATTCACCATACGGAAGACCctcgtggaccaaggaagttcggtagATATCCTTTACTGGAAAACTTTCAAGGCCATGAGGATGACCGAGGCCGAGATGATGCCATACGACGACCACGTGGTAGGATTCTCGGGCGAAAGGGTGGGTACCAAGGGCTATATCGACTTGTACACCACCTTCGGATAG
- the LOC137839475 gene encoding uncharacterized protein — MGAREVTCKSDSQVMVDQVNGDFEVKEPLLQRYYHAAKNSIARFSKAPLQHIPREDNKRADILSKLSVTKKKSHQRSVIQIWLRHPSVTEAEAECLAIEEEEAEADNWMTPVIQYLTDGTCTADQEKAMKQQCARYTMINEDLYRRGYSTPLLKCITNKRAEYILAEIHEGVCGNHVGARTMAAKVLRAG; from the coding sequence ATGGGAGCGCGCGAGGTCACatgcaaaagcgactcccaggtgATGGTCGACCAAGTCAATGGAGATTTCGAGGTTAAAGAGCCTTTGCTGCAGCGGTACTACCACGCGGCCAAAAACAGTATCGCCCGCTTCAGCAAAGCACCCTTGCAACACATACCGAGGGAGGACAACAAGAGGGCCGACATCCTGTCCAAGCTCTCGGTCACCAAAAAGAAGAGCCATCAGAGGTCAGTCATACAAATATGGCTGAGACACCCTAGTGTGACGGAGGCCGAGGCCGAGTGTCTGGCTATAGAAGAAGAAGAGGCTGAGGCCGACAACTGGATGACACCCGTCATCCAATACCTAACGGACGGCACGTGCACGGCCGACCAAGAGAAGGCGATGAAGCAACAATGCGCCCGATACACCATGATCAACGAAGATTTGTATCGGAGAGGCTACTCAACCCCCCTGCTAAAATGCATCACCAACAAAAGGGCCGAGTACATCCTGGCCGAGATCCATGAAGGAGTCTGCGGAAATCACGTCGGGGCAAGAACGATGGCCGCCAAGGTCTTGAGAGCCGGCTAG